The DNA region tcatgcacataaaactcgaatcggttaagcgattggactgtatagaatctggccttctcgaatccctcacgtaacaccttctcataatttggagataaaacttcttcgtgattagacgctctttctcttctatcgttaaaccattgttgtattgtgaatcttaaatactcagccatttctgaaatgggatactttctggcttccctgctctgactattgaaactctcagcataattgcttgtcagttgattgtatcgcttaccgggaaaaaatgctctactccatcttgggaacccaatttcttccaaataggcagcaatcctgtGATCTTTAACCTTGATTTTCTCAAACCACCGATTAAATTCGTGGACAGTGTATGCCCTTGAAGCCGAATCAAACTCCGCATGACACTTATCACTTTTAAATTTGGCcacaatattcatctttatgtgatatgtgcacgcaccgtggtctgcttctgggaAAACAGCGCACAAGGCAttagcgatgcttgggtgtctgtcggatacgaagacgagatcatcaactaatccaattgcgtctctcagtttttgcatgaaataagtccaggagttattattctctaaatcaacaacgccgaatgcgacaggatatagttgctcattcgcatccaatgcaatagccaccaataattgaccacccaccttgtgcttaagaaaactagcatcaacacataatacaggacggcaaaaggatttgaaacccctaattgagaggcctagggacatgaacatatacttgaagtgaccgagctcgtctgtctgtatgtcggttatggtaccaggattacacttctccaacatgtaaaggtatgatggcagtattccataagaatcctctaccgttcctcgcaccgctattaaagcattttcccttgccctccatgccttattataagtcaaaaatatcccataagttgtctgcatgtcttcaattattttcttaggcaagtggttatgatgatggtccatgtacttgctcttcacgcactgcccaataacccatgctggtgtttgcatttttttcttgggcctcgacaaagttgagcatgagtgttgatgctcaaatgtccggatctcaaacatctcagaaaacttacctttcacagcccgcaagctccacttgcatgtctcatccaaacatttgagttcccaaagatttttctttgacttctccactttgaattcaaaatgattggtcatcgcatatttatatagagcaagttgaagttcttttttattttcaaacaacgaaccgacttccaatacggtttcactagttaatgccatcgcaaatgtggggtctggcggtgatgtgtctgtcgggtctgtcgatggtgtacccattgaagatcgtcttgcactagatggtgtacccattgatgatcttcttgcacttgttggtgtaccatttgatgcctttcttgcactagttggtgtacccaatgatgatcttcttgcacttggttgtataggtattgatgctttctcaccactattaacatgcaagtcctgagtaagtgggatgtgaggcaaagaggtttctccggcttcattttgactttcaacaaagaattccaagggtacaacaggtggaacaaatttctgagtaagttgtggtggtagtatactttcttgagttgggtatgtaagtagtggtatcttttctttagtaaacgctgacttctccactacagatacacacaatggtgacactgttcgacccaaaatcaagcgtgatagatatgtgttcaaatccccatcattatcaataaaaacaggttttggatttctgatattcggaatatcatacttcacttggagcactaaatcgtatgCTGATAACTGGAGATTAAGTCTATCGTagagtatatcaagtaattcagcataacgagtactttggggtagatcaaatgttttgattgaagatgcatcaaaatacagtattccatcagcatcaagtttccactctccattatagaaaacgaaaacttcagctgcaatataaaaacatgatttgatttagagacgtataattaatacttcgcgaatcgaaaggcacttagcgaaacgggacgtccttcgcgaatcgtaaggcacttagcgaaacgggaagggcttcgcgaatcgtaaggcacttagcgaaacgggaagtcctTCGTGAATCGccaggcacttagcgaaacgggaagtaaaccCTAACCAATCTCAGAaaccgaacatcaataaaacatgcttcaaatagacgtacctattggaacagtgctcgtgcacGTCGTCGAGCTCATAGTGGATTTCGAATGAACTTCGCCGCCGAGATCTCCGCCGAGTTCGTCGCCGCCgccggagtttagagagaaggaggagaagagcgggaagagagagaaggagaagaaaagaaatgaaaaaaaagtacggaggttatattaaatagtaagggcaatctggacatttcacatatcgtcacttcgcgaaacgctaagtgacttagcgtttcgcgacgagggcaaaatcgtccaaaaaaaataaaatcaccacgagcgcaattaaattatcaaaattccaccaggtcaaataacccggtttgcaaggtcatttcgtcaaattccTTCTCAACTCTCAACCATCCACCTCTTTTTGGATTtagagttaattaattataaaaaatcttGAGAAGAAAAAAGTGATTAAAAATCATTTAGTATTTGAATTTAGATCATTCTACATTAAGTTTTTGTTAGTGTAGATTTGGATAGTTAACAAGATGTTGTAAAGCTATCCGGGTATTATAAATTTTTCacgaataaattttaatgattaaataaaatttaattattaactttatttataacacatgataatattacaaaaatacaGTACCCAAATCCTCTTGGTACCACTATGAGTGTAACATTTATTTCacgtttatatttttaataaaataaattaagagtgAACGAGGAGTATGATAGGGATAAATAATTTGGGAGAGAGAATGAAAGTTAATTCGATATTACTCATACAGGTAGTGCTTGTATTCACTAAGACAACCGTCCCACCtgtataaagagaaaaaaaatcaacaaatgagAAGGATGATGTTTCACTTTTGTCTATAAGTGTTATTTTATGAGTGTGATATATGCATTGTCTGAATGAGTAAAAATAACCGGGAATGAAATAAGGAATGGCGTGACATCACCTCATTggttagaaaaaagaaaaagtgaaagaaaaaagataagagaaataaattatttaatttttcagtCAATCAAATTACGTCACTCTGTTTCCTCTCAAATTCCTTATCCAAATCCTTTCTCAATATAAATACCTCACTGAGTACCTACCCTCaatttagttttagtttgtagtatataataatgatcaactaattaattattcaccATATTTGtcctctttctttttttcacCAGTTATTCCCTTCCCCTCCATCTCATATAAATttgtttctttgaagtagtcTATCTTAGAAATTTAGAATTAGTAcacatgtattatttttattttatttattggtaGTCAATTGAGCTGCAGgccaatttatttaattttcaatccATACTATTACTTGTTCTTTTCCTTTTGTATTTATTGTTACCAAGTCCATTTCATATCTAACCACCCTGCATAATTGCAGAGTACAATTAATCTCGGTAGGTTTTTGACCAAactaattaatacatattactatttttatataagaaaaaagagACAATAATTACCCTCTCTACCCCCTCCTTaggttaaatttattttaagtaacgcaataaattaaaaaatttaaccgGCATCTTAACCTAGAACCATATATAGATCACTaacaataaaatcaaattcacaagagtgataaaaaacaaaaaaaatcacttttctTAATACAAAACTGCATATAAGGAATAACTATAGTAAATCTTTTCTCAAGCGATAAaaagtgatttaaaaaaaaaaaaactcatacaaaatacCTTAAGTTAAAATGGATGTACGTATCagtagaataaaataataaacaataatatttttgaatggACAAATTGTATTTGGGATCTAGAAAGATAAATAAGAAAAggattttctattttaattaatattttaagtaaaagaaatataatattttattaattacttgtTTGTTAATGTTTATTGggataaaattcaatttttattctaaaactcaatcaaattcatttttaaacttatttgggtgtaaatgtcaTATTAGTCATTATTCTTCAATTGAAAAACTCATTCTTAAGCTttaaagaatattcttataatattattctttatttaaacttttataactttttaatatcaccttatatattttacaatgttataaattaaattaaagtattttattatcactctaatattttaaatttgattataaattatttatataaatttcttaaaaattaaaaaattaaaatacacaaactaaaaattataattttaatattattataattttttttaacattattatcaatttttaatattattataaatttatattatataaataaattaaaataataaattatataaataagtttaatgtataaaatatacttaaattaagtttaggggttgaattagaaatattttttttagtttatgaactgagaaaaatgataaaaaaacacatttgtGTTTGGGTAtcgattgaaaaaaaaagtggtTTGGGTTTGAGTTTGGGTATCGGTTAGAGATGCTCTAATCAATCTATTTATctcttaaaatatcaaaattatctcttattttatttttaatataaattaattattaaataaaaatctaaataaataaagggtaattggataaaaataaataaaaacaaaaaatttcatacttttaatcaaataacaaaaacccaCAAAACAACCTCCTCAACTAAGCTCTAAGTTAAATAGttagaaagataaaaaataaattagactaTTATTAGTCAACCTTAATTTGCTTAAAAGAAGACATCATAAAATGATTTGTTTCTAGTTAGAAAACTAATTAATCATGGGAGGATCAGTAGTGCTAATTCTTTGtctactcttcttcttcttccagcaTCATCATCATTGCTGTTGCAGCAACTCATTAGACACCATAACCTTGAACAACCCATTAAaggacaacaacaacaacagcagCTTCATCGTCTCCAGCGGTGGGATCTTTGTTCTTGGATTCTTCAGCCCCGGCAACTCCACTAACCGATACATCGGAATTTGGTATTCATTCTCTAATCAAACCGTTGTCTGGGTTGCCAACAGAGACAACCCTGTTCCTGATTCCTCCGGTGTTCTCTCCTTTGACGCAAAAGGAAACCTTATAAtcctctcctcctcctccggtGGTTCTAACGTCCCTGTTTGGTCGACCAATGTCTCAGGATCATCAGGGAATCAGTTTTCCGGTCAACTGTTGGATACCGGGAACTTGAAATTAATCCACGATGATGCCGTAGTATGGCAGAGTTTCGATTATCCAACCAATACTTGGCTTCCACTTATGAAACTGGGTCTGGACAGAAAGACTGGTCTAAATCGGTTCCTTACTTCATGGAAATCTGAAGATGATCCCGGAACAGGGGATTTCTCATACCAAATGGATATAACCGAGTTACCCGAGTTAGTCTTTCAACAGGGAACCACTGAGAAAAGGATGTGGAGAACCGGACCATGGATCGGAAATGGTTGGGTGGGAACACCCAATTCTGTACCAAACGCGTTTATTTTTACAGCCACTTTCTTGAACAACGAAGATGAGGTTACTGTGAATTATAGCATGTTGAACGTTTCCATCTTCACAAGGCTCGTGGCGAATGAAACCGGTATTCTTCAAAGACCAACGTGGAAGGATTCAGATCAGCAATGGTACCCGTTTTGGACATCTCAAAAGGATCAATGTGACCAGTACAATCTCTGTGGTCCTAATGGAATCTGTGACCCGCAAATTACTTGTTGTAGTTTTAAGTGCAAGTGCTTAACTGGGTTTGAGCCCAAATCTACAATTGATTGGGACACAGTAAGGGATGGTTCGGGTGGGTGCGTGAGAAAGAAAGATCGCCCGGTTTGTGGGAAAGGAGATGGGTTTATTAAGATGGAGCAAGTTAAGTCACCTGATACCAGAGTGGCTCGATTGAACCGGACGATGGGTGTAGAAGCATGCAGAGAAGAATGCCTCAATAATTGCACATGCACTGCTTATGCAAGTGCAGGAGATCCCAATCAGTGTATAACTTGGCATGGAGATTTGCTCGATATGAGACTAGTTGAAGGTGGA from Impatiens glandulifera chromosome 5, dImpGla2.1, whole genome shotgun sequence includes:
- the LOC124939678 gene encoding G-type lectin S-receptor-like serine/threonine-protein kinase RKS1 → MGGSVVLILCLLFFFFQHHHHCCCSNSLDTITLNNPLKDNNNNSSFIVSSGGIFVLGFFSPGNSTNRYIGIWYSFSNQTVVWVANRDNPVPDSSGVLSFDAKGNLIILSSSSGGSNVPVWSTNVSGSSGNQFSGQLLDTGNLKLIHDDAVVWQSFDYPTNTWLPLMKLGLDRKTGLNRFLTSWKSEDDPGTGDFSYQMDITELPELVFQQGTTEKRMWRTGPWIGNGWVGTPNSVPNAFIFTATFLNNEDEVTVNYSMLNVSIFTRLVANETGILQRPTWKDSDQQWYPFWTSQKDQCDQYNLCGPNGICDPQITCCSFKCKCLTGFEPKSTIDWDTVRDGSGGCVRKKDRPVCGKGDGFIKMEQVKSPDTRVARLNRTMGVEACREECLNNCTCTAYASAGDPNQCITWHGDLLDMRLVEGGGQDLFFRVDPIEFAEYLKSQRSHKTRSSKMVYIIVATTSTGLAIGVTIMVCWFIMVKKRKERKIKERHILLTPADSSSLEPSTTGKPFEGFPFFELSTIVAATNNFSISNKLGEGGFGTVYKGCLKDGMEIAAKRLAKSSDQGVEEFKNEVSLIAKLQHKNLVRLLGCCVEQDEKVLIYEYLPNKGLDLFIFDEEKGFQLNWENRFNIILGIAKGMIYLHQDSRLRIIHRDLKASNVLLDADLNPKISDFGMARIFGGDQMEVNTKRIVGTLGYMSPEYAMGGLYSIKSDVFSFGVLLLEVICGRKNNSYYKENTINLIGHVCDSTISS